In Hyphomicrobiales bacterium, a single genomic region encodes these proteins:
- a CDS encoding ABC transporter permease, whose protein sequence is MSEIAFLGAVELGLVYAFVGIGVYLAFRILDFPDLTVDGSLPLGAAVSAVLILAGVNPWLSTFAAMIAGSMAGLVTAFLNVRFKILHLLASILTMIALFSINLRVMGRPNVAIIGEETVLTPFYGLFGIPDHYMRPLFLAVLVAVVVVIIARFLASDFGLAMRATGTNQRMARAQGITTSVHVFTGIALSNALVGLAGALFAQTNGFADVTAGVGTIVVGLAAVIVGETILPSRRIAIALIGCVIGSVLYRIAIQLALSADVIGLKASDLNLATAVLVAVALILPRLRKGAAQ, encoded by the coding sequence GTGAGTGAAATCGCATTCTTGGGCGCCGTCGAGCTTGGGCTCGTCTATGCCTTCGTCGGCATTGGCGTCTATCTCGCCTTCCGCATTCTCGACTTCCCGGACCTGACCGTCGACGGCTCGTTGCCGCTCGGCGCGGCCGTCTCCGCCGTGCTCATTCTCGCCGGCGTCAATCCGTGGCTGTCGACCTTTGCCGCGATGATCGCAGGCTCCATGGCCGGTCTCGTCACCGCCTTCCTCAATGTCCGCTTCAAGATCCTGCACCTTCTCGCCTCGATCCTGACCATGATCGCGCTGTTCTCGATAAATCTGCGCGTCATGGGCCGCCCCAACGTGGCGATCATCGGCGAGGAAACGGTGCTGACACCGTTCTACGGCCTGTTCGGCATCCCAGATCACTACATGCGCCCGCTGTTCCTCGCCGTGCTGGTCGCGGTCGTCGTCGTTATCATCGCCCGCTTCCTCGCCAGCGATTTCGGCCTCGCCATGCGCGCCACCGGCACCAACCAGCGCATGGCCCGCGCACAAGGCATCACGACGAGCGTTCATGTCTTCACTGGCATTGCGCTGTCGAACGCGCTGGTCGGGCTGGCCGGCGCGCTGTTCGCCCAAACCAATGGCTTTGCCGACGTCACCGCCGGCGTCGGCACAATCGTCGTCGGTCTCGCCGCCGTCATCGTCGGCGAGACGATCCTGCCGAGCCGGCGCATCGCGATTGCGCTGATCGGCTGCGTCATCGGCTCGGTGCTTTATCGCATCGCCATCCAGCTTGCATTGTCGGCCGACGTGATCGGCCTCAAGGCCTCCGACCTCAATCTCGCCACCGCCGTGCTCGTCGCCGTCGCACTGATCCTGCCCCGCCTGCGCAAGGGAGCAGCCCAATGA
- a CDS encoding quercetin 2,3-dioxygenase, with translation MTAEFTPAHPRTIVRTTRGVEATDGAGVNMRRIIHQPELEMLDPFLMLDWFHSDEPQDYLAGFPNHPHRGFETVTYLMHGRMRHWDNKGHEGVIEPGGIQWMTAAGGIIHSEMPEQEDGLLSGFQLWVNLPAALKMKPAGYQEFDSAEVPVEEHDGVSLRVITGRTAGGTEGPVRDISTEPFFADIHLKAGAAHSEPVAEGHAAFLMVHEGTLEVAGSDGTATTLEAGDLAVLGDGDGVTLTAGPEGAKTLLVAARPLREPVARGGPFVMNTREEIMQAFDDYRAGRL, from the coding sequence ATGACCGCTGAATTCACCCCCGCCCACCCCCGCACAATCGTCCGCACGACCCGTGGCGTCGAGGCCACCGACGGCGCCGGCGTCAACATGCGCCGCATCATCCATCAGCCGGAACTGGAAATGCTCGACCCCTTCCTGATGCTCGACTGGTTCCACTCCGACGAGCCGCAGGACTATCTCGCCGGTTTCCCGAACCATCCCCATCGCGGCTTCGAGACCGTCACCTACCTGATGCACGGCCGCATGCGCCACTGGGACAACAAGGGCCATGAGGGCGTCATCGAACCGGGCGGCATCCAGTGGATGACCGCTGCCGGCGGCATCATCCATTCCGAAATGCCGGAACAGGAAGACGGATTGCTGTCGGGTTTCCAGCTCTGGGTCAACCTGCCTGCCGCCCTGAAGATGAAGCCGGCCGGCTATCAGGAGTTCGACAGCGCGGAAGTGCCGGTCGAGGAACATGACGGCGTCTCGCTGCGCGTCATTACCGGCCGCACCGCCGGCGGCACCGAGGGTCCGGTGCGCGACATCTCCACCGAGCCGTTCTTTGCCGACATCCACTTGAAAGCCGGCGCGGCGCATTCTGAGCCGGTCGCAGAAGGCCACGCCGCCTTCCTCATGGTGCATGAAGGCACGCTCGAAGTTGCAGGTAGCGACGGCACGGCAACGACACTCGAAGCCGGTGACCTTGCCGTGCTCGGCGACGGTGACGGCGTCACCCTGACCGCCGGCCCGGAGGGCGCGAAGACGCTGCTCGTCGCAGCCCGGCCGCTGCGCGAGCCGGTTGCCCGCGGCGGCCCCTTCGTCATGAACACCCGTGAGGAAATCATGCAGGCCTTCGACGACTATCGCGCCGGCCGGCTTTGA
- a CDS encoding AraC family transcriptional regulator: MPLRADDMRSAYGRLRSGERTMVSALALANSPDLIRQAYGARTLQRANRAAMLDIELLQDDACFIPHATMATFFKEVEACVGDAYFGLELAQVQTAQTYGVWGDYVYQAGSLGEAINRAIHTIGYHSRGDQVSLAAGNGIARFSYLSAARHLDGYTTVAIGTAAIMQNLCRAFMPRGWRPVRIELDIPRPSRGARFEDAFQCPIVFDARAVSVVFETEPLLRASGRRAAPQTLTIDDLARARTLSASPRSLADDVAAHIRVQILAGTVSLDAAARAFETSTRSLQRGLNQDGTDFRSLVNATRVIRAKELLRGTTNSVTEISVQLGYSSAAHFARAFRRETGMSPQQYRFP; the protein is encoded by the coding sequence ATGCCGTTGCGCGCTGACGACATGAGATCGGCATACGGCAGGCTTCGCTCAGGCGAGCGGACGATGGTGTCTGCTCTGGCGCTCGCCAATTCGCCCGACCTCATTCGTCAGGCATATGGTGCCCGAACTCTGCAACGGGCCAATCGCGCGGCAATGCTCGATATCGAATTGTTGCAGGACGACGCCTGCTTCATTCCGCACGCGACGATGGCGACCTTCTTCAAGGAGGTCGAAGCATGTGTGGGCGATGCGTATTTCGGGCTCGAGCTGGCACAGGTCCAGACGGCGCAAACCTACGGCGTGTGGGGCGACTACGTCTATCAGGCCGGCTCGCTTGGCGAGGCGATCAATCGCGCGATCCACACGATCGGCTATCACAGCCGCGGCGACCAGGTCTCGCTGGCGGCGGGAAACGGCATTGCGCGCTTCAGCTATCTGAGCGCCGCGCGGCATCTGGACGGCTACACCACCGTTGCGATCGGAACGGCGGCGATCATGCAGAATCTCTGCCGGGCGTTCATGCCACGTGGCTGGCGGCCGGTGCGTATCGAGCTCGATATCCCGCGCCCGTCGCGCGGCGCCCGGTTCGAGGACGCGTTTCAATGTCCGATCGTGTTCGATGCGAGGGCGGTCAGTGTTGTCTTTGAAACCGAGCCCTTGCTACGCGCCTCGGGGCGCCGCGCTGCGCCGCAGACATTGACCATAGACGATCTGGCGCGGGCGCGGACGTTGAGTGCGAGCCCGAGAAGTCTCGCCGACGATGTCGCCGCCCATATCCGGGTGCAGATACTGGCGGGAACGGTATCGCTCGACGCAGCGGCAAGGGCGTTCGAGACCAGTACGCGGTCGCTGCAGCGCGGGCTCAATCAGGACGGCACCGACTTCCGCAGTCTGGTCAATGCCACGCGTGTGATCCGCGCGAAGGAATTGCTGCGCGGTACGACGAATTCGGTCACGGAGATTTCGGTTCAGCTCGGGTATTCGTCAGCGGCCCATTTCGCCCGCGCCTTTCGCCGCGAAACCGGTATGTCGCCGCAGCAATACCGCTTTCCTTGA
- a CDS encoding Fis family transcriptional regulator, translating into MVTHGLDPAEHRAPERLDEPALKEKCEKLERFLTIAAPKLDRLYTLVGSSGCGVLLTDADGVILDQRCSEADAQVFRKWGLWRGAMWSEAAEGTNGIGTCLAEKRRLIIHRDEHFFARNTDLSCMDAPIFGADGRVIAALDVSSARTDKTEDFNRLIAAMVAQMAGQIEADFFRASFPRSRVIVAESDETGDAILIAVDEDDIVVGANRAARRAYDLGSEPALQPRPAADLLEGHTDGSGFQKAERSTVKQALIRANGNVSAAARELGIGRATLYRRMKRLGLSENDG; encoded by the coding sequence ATCGTCACGCACGGCCTCGACCCCGCGGAACACCGCGCGCCCGAACGGCTCGATGAGCCGGCGCTGAAAGAAAAGTGCGAAAAGCTCGAACGCTTTCTGACCATCGCCGCCCCCAAACTCGACCGGCTCTACACGCTGGTCGGCTCGTCGGGATGCGGCGTGCTCCTGACCGACGCCGACGGCGTCATCCTCGATCAGCGCTGCAGCGAAGCCGATGCGCAGGTGTTCCGGAAATGGGGTCTGTGGCGCGGCGCGATGTGGAGCGAGGCCGCCGAAGGCACCAACGGCATCGGCACCTGCCTTGCCGAAAAGCGCCGGCTGATCATCCATCGTGACGAGCACTTCTTCGCCCGCAATACCGATCTGAGCTGCATGGACGCACCGATCTTCGGCGCCGACGGCCGTGTCATCGCCGCGCTCGACGTGTCGTCCGCCCGCACCGACAAGACTGAGGATTTCAACCGCCTGATCGCGGCGATGGTGGCGCAGATGGCCGGCCAGATCGAAGCCGACTTCTTCCGCGCATCCTTCCCGCGATCCCGCGTCATCGTCGCCGAAAGCGACGAAACCGGCGATGCCATCCTGATTGCCGTCGACGAAGACGACATCGTCGTCGGTGCCAACCGCGCCGCCCGCCGCGCCTATGATCTCGGCAGCGAACCGGCCCTTCAGCCCCGTCCGGCGGCAGATCTGCTCGAAGGCCATACCGACGGATCAGGCTTCCAGAAGGCGGAACGCTCGACCGTCAAGCAGGCACTGATACGGGCAAACGGCAACGTCTCGGCGGCCGCTCGCGAACTCGGAATCGGCCGAGCAACCCTCTACCGGCGCATGAAACGGCTCGGTCTCAGCGAAAATGACGGCTGA
- a CDS encoding aldehyde dehydrogenase (catalyzes the oxidation of acetaldehyde, benzaldehyde, propionaldehyde and other aldehydes), translated as MNVVPQIADHAAAPFKARYDNFIGGKFVAPKSGRYFENTSPITGKVICEIARSDAADIEAALDAAHAAKDAWGKTNVAQRAYVLNRIADRMEENLNLLARAETWDNGKPIRETTAADLPLAIDHFRYFAGCIRAQEGTLSEIDHYTIAYHFHEPLGVVGQIIPWNFPLLMAVWKLAPALAAGNCVVLKPAEQTPASIMVLMELIGDLLPAGVLNVVNGFGLEAGKPLASSPRIAKIAFTGETTTGRLIMQYASQNLIPVTLELGGKSPNIFFEDVLAADDEFFDKAIEGFVMFALNQGEVCTCPSRALIQESIYDRFMERALARVAAIKQGSPLDPETMIGAQASSEQMEKILSYIDIGRQEGAEVLSGGERNHLGGDLEGGFYIKPTVFHGNNKMRIFQEEIFGPVVSVTTFKDEDEALHIANDTLYGLGAGVWSRDANRLYRFGRNIQAGRVWTNCYHAYPAHAAFGGYKQSGIGRETHSMMLDHYQQTKNLLVSYNPKKLGFF; from the coding sequence ATGAATGTTGTGCCGCAGATCGCGGATCATGCCGCTGCGCCCTTCAAAGCCCGCTACGACAACTTCATCGGTGGCAAGTTTGTCGCGCCGAAAAGCGGTCGCTACTTCGAAAACACCTCGCCGATCACCGGCAAGGTGATTTGCGAGATCGCCCGCTCCGACGCCGCCGACATCGAGGCCGCGCTTGATGCCGCCCACGCCGCCAAGGACGCCTGGGGCAAGACCAACGTCGCCCAGCGCGCCTATGTGCTGAACCGCATCGCCGACCGGATGGAAGAAAACCTCAACCTTCTGGCGCGCGCCGAAACCTGGGACAACGGCAAGCCGATCCGCGAGACGACCGCGGCCGACCTGCCGCTCGCCATCGACCACTTCCGCTATTTCGCCGGCTGCATCCGCGCGCAAGAAGGCACGCTGTCGGAAATCGACCACTACACGATCGCCTATCACTTCCACGAGCCGCTCGGCGTCGTCGGCCAGATCATCCCGTGGAACTTCCCTCTGCTGATGGCGGTGTGGAAGCTCGCGCCCGCGCTCGCCGCCGGCAACTGCGTGGTGCTGAAGCCGGCCGAACAGACCCCGGCCTCGATCATGGTGCTGATGGAACTGATCGGCGACCTGCTTCCCGCCGGCGTGCTCAACGTCGTCAACGGCTTCGGTCTCGAGGCCGGCAAGCCCCTCGCCTCCAGCCCGCGCATTGCCAAGATCGCCTTCACCGGCGAAACCACCACCGGCCGACTGATCATGCAGTACGCCTCGCAGAACCTCATCCCGGTGACGCTCGAACTCGGCGGCAAATCGCCGAACATCTTCTTCGAGGACGTGCTGGCCGCCGACGACGAGTTCTTCGACAAGGCGATCGAAGGCTTCGTGATGTTCGCGCTGAACCAGGGCGAGGTGTGCACCTGCCCGTCGCGTGCCCTCATTCAGGAATCGATCTACGACCGCTTCATGGAACGAGCCCTCGCCCGCGTCGCCGCCATCAAGCAGGGCAGCCCGCTCGATCCCGAAACCATGATCGGCGCGCAGGCCTCGTCCGAGCAAATGGAGAAGATCCTCTCCTACATCGACATCGGCCGTCAGGAAGGCGCCGAAGTGCTGTCGGGCGGTGAGCGCAACCATCTCGGTGGCGACCTCGAAGGCGGTTTCTACATCAAGCCGACCGTCTTCCATGGCAACAACAAGATGCGCATCTTCCAGGAAGAAATCTTTGGCCCGGTGGTTTCCGTCACCACCTTCAAGGACGAGGACGAAGCCCTGCACATCGCCAACGACACGCTCTATGGCCTCGGCGCCGGCGTGTGGAGCCGCGATGCCAACCGCCTCTACCGCTTCGGCCGCAACATTCAGGCCGGCCGCGTATGGACCAACTGCTACCACGCCTATCCCGCCCATGCGGCCTTCGGCGGCTACAAGCAGTCGGGCATCGGCCGCGAGACCCATTCGATGATGCTCGACCACTATCAGCAGACCAAGAACCTGCTGGTCAGCTACAACCCGAAGAAGCTCGGCTTCTTCTGA
- a CDS encoding ABC transporter ATP-binding protein, whose translation MIRVEDLHITFAKGTPLEKEALRGIDLTIETGEFVSVIGSNGAGKSTLLSAVAGDVLPTKGRIVIGDRDVTRWPTAKRSALVARVFQDPLAGSCGALTIEENFAIAAARGTRRGFGSALSATRRALFREAAAELGLGLEDRLGDRMDQLSGGQRQAMSLIMATLAKCEVMLLDEHTAALDPHMAEFVLELTRRLVAEHGLTTMMVTHSMRQALDVGTRTIMLHEGRIVLDVKGEQRSGLGVDDLVAMFRKVRGQDLEDDALLIE comes from the coding sequence ATGATCCGCGTCGAAGACCTGCATATCACCTTCGCCAAGGGCACCCCGCTCGAAAAGGAAGCCCTGCGCGGCATCGACCTGACGATCGAGACCGGCGAATTCGTCTCCGTCATCGGCTCAAACGGCGCCGGCAAGTCGACGCTCCTGTCGGCGGTCGCCGGCGACGTACTGCCGACCAAGGGCCGCATCGTGATCGGCGATCGCGACGTCACCCGCTGGCCGACGGCAAAGCGCTCCGCCCTCGTCGCCCGCGTCTTCCAGGATCCGCTCGCCGGTTCCTGCGGTGCACTCACCATCGAAGAGAACTTCGCCATCGCCGCGGCCCGCGGCACCCGCCGCGGGTTCGGCTCGGCGCTGTCGGCCACGCGCCGGGCACTGTTCCGCGAGGCCGCCGCCGAACTCGGCCTCGGCCTCGAAGACCGCCTCGGCGACCGCATGGACCAGCTGTCGGGCGGCCAGCGTCAGGCGATGTCGCTGATCATGGCGACGCTGGCAAAATGCGAGGTGATGCTGCTCGACGAGCACACCGCCGCGCTCGACCCGCACATGGCCGAATTCGTGCTCGAGCTGACCCGCCGCCTCGTCGCCGAACACGGGCTCACCACCATGATGGTCACCCACTCGATGCGCCAGGCGCTCGATGTCGGCACCCGCACCATCATGCTGCACGAGGGCCGCATCGTCCTCGACGTCAAGGGCGAGCAACGCTCCGGCCTCGGCGTCGACGATCTGGTCGCCATGTTCCGCAAGGTGCGCGGCCAGGACCTCGAAGACGACGCCCTGCTGATCGAATAG
- a CDS encoding ABC transporter permease, producing MRKLLIALAAATTLVAPAQAADKVTVAVTAIVEHPALDACRDGVKDALNKAGFTDENMTFVYESAQGNPATAAQIARKFIGESPSVIVPISTPSAQAVVAGTKDIPVVFTAVTDPVGAKLISNAEKPGANVTGLSDFSPLDDHIALMKEITPDVKKVGVIFNPGEANSVSLIDGLKARMPGAGLELVESAATKSSEVQAAARALVGKVDAIYIPTDNTIVSALEAAIQVAEQNKIPLYAGDTDSVPRGAVAAIGFNYFDIGVQTGAIVARVLKGEKPGDIAVTVAAGTNLVVNPAAAEKVGITIPQAVIDRATTVVK from the coding sequence ATGCGCAAGCTTTTGATCGCGCTCGCTGCTGCGACCACTCTGGTCGCGCCGGCGCAGGCCGCCGACAAGGTCACCGTCGCCGTTACCGCAATCGTCGAACATCCGGCGCTCGACGCCTGCCGCGATGGCGTCAAGGACGCCCTAAACAAGGCCGGCTTCACCGACGAGAACATGACCTTCGTGTACGAGTCGGCGCAGGGCAACCCGGCCACCGCCGCCCAGATCGCCCGCAAGTTCATCGGCGAAAGCCCGTCGGTCATCGTGCCGATCTCGACCCCGTCCGCGCAGGCCGTCGTCGCCGGCACCAAAGATATCCCGGTCGTGTTCACCGCCGTCACCGATCCGGTCGGCGCCAAGCTGATCTCGAACGCCGAAAAGCCGGGCGCCAACGTTACCGGCCTGTCCGACTTCTCCCCGCTCGACGACCACATCGCGCTGATGAAGGAAATCACGCCGGACGTGAAGAAGGTCGGCGTCATCTTCAATCCGGGTGAAGCCAATTCGGTGTCGCTGATCGACGGCCTGAAGGCCCGCATGCCGGGCGCCGGCCTCGAACTCGTCGAATCCGCCGCCACCAAGTCGTCGGAAGTGCAGGCCGCCGCCCGCGCCCTCGTCGGCAAGGTCGATGCGATCTACATCCCGACCGACAACACCATCGTGTCGGCGCTCGAAGCCGCGATCCAGGTCGCCGAGCAGAACAAGATCCCGCTCTATGCCGGCGACACAGACTCCGTGCCGCGCGGCGCCGTTGCCGCCATCGGCTTCAACTATTTCGACATCGGCGTGCAGACCGGCGCGATCGTCGCCCGCGTGCTGAAGGGTGAAAAGCCCGGCGATATCGCCGTCACCGTTGCCGCCGGCACCAATCTGGTGGTCAACCCGGCAGCGGCCGAAAAGGTCGGCATCACCATCCCGCAGGCGGTCATCGACCGCGCGACCACGGTCGTGAAATAA
- a CDS encoding 2-acylglycerophosphoethanolamine acyltransferase, with protein sequence MTDHSAGAGEILRENGQHPSTEHCPTSEKAAPGAAPGIDPDKVYHAPEPPRPIDPAFWNRSLFEALLDTRTRFGRDHVALEDAEGQVLTLDKMVLAATILGRKLEALTEPGEHVGVMLPNVAGVAATFFGLQSVGRIPAMLNFSAGLRNLQAACTAAAVETIVTSRRFVELAGLDDVVTALGHSRRIIWLEDVRATIGTLDKVGGLLRARFGEGGMRRKAAKPEDVAVILFTSGSEGLPKGVALTHANVLANAAQAIAYFDLNEDDRIFNPLPVFHSFGLTIGLMLPLFAGIMVELYPSPLHYKQIPGALAKSKSTILIGTDTFAGGWGRIAKPDEMRSLRLVVLGAERVREQTRELWHKKFGVDLFEGYGVTETSPVLACNKPTAQRIGTVGRLFPKIEAHLTPVPGLPGCGRLIVRGPNVMAGYYRIDNPGVLEPCSGEHDTGDIVSIDADGFVAIRGRARRFAKVGGEMISLAAVEAFASTAWPDAAHAVVNLPDPKKGETLVLVTDQMDADRETLVQTARAQGISELMIPKRIVAVDGLPVLATGKLDYLGIQEIAKDV encoded by the coding sequence ATGACAGATCATTCAGCAGGCGCGGGAGAAATCCTGCGCGAAAACGGGCAGCACCCGTCGACGGAGCACTGTCCGACATCCGAAAAGGCGGCACCGGGCGCGGCACCCGGTATCGATCCTGACAAGGTCTATCACGCGCCCGAGCCGCCACGACCGATCGATCCCGCCTTCTGGAACCGCTCGCTGTTCGAAGCACTGCTCGACACCCGTACCCGTTTCGGCCGCGACCACGTCGCGCTGGAAGACGCCGAGGGGCAGGTTCTCACCCTCGACAAGATGGTGCTCGCCGCCACCATTCTCGGCAGGAAGCTCGAAGCGCTGACCGAACCGGGCGAGCATGTCGGCGTCATGCTGCCGAATGTCGCCGGCGTCGCCGCGACCTTCTTCGGCCTGCAATCGGTCGGCCGCATCCCGGCAATGCTGAATTTCTCCGCCGGCCTGCGCAATCTGCAGGCGGCCTGCACGGCAGCGGCCGTCGAAACCATCGTCACCTCGCGCCGCTTCGTCGAACTGGCCGGCCTCGACGATGTCGTCACCGCGCTCGGCCACTCGCGCCGCATCATCTGGCTGGAAGATGTCCGCGCCACCATCGGCACGCTCGACAAGGTCGGCGGCCTCTTGCGCGCCCGCTTCGGCGAAGGCGGCATGCGCCGCAAGGCCGCGAAACCGGAAGACGTCGCCGTCATCCTGTTCACCTCGGGCAGCGAGGGCCTGCCGAAGGGCGTTGCCCTCACCCACGCCAACGTACTGGCCAATGCCGCCCAGGCAATCGCCTATTTCGACCTCAACGAAGACGATCGCATCTTCAACCCGCTGCCAGTGTTCCATTCCTTCGGCCTGACCATCGGGCTTATGCTGCCGCTGTTTGCCGGCATCATGGTCGAACTCTACCCCTCGCCGCTGCACTACAAGCAGATCCCCGGCGCCCTGGCGAAATCGAAATCGACCATCCTGATCGGCACCGACACCTTCGCCGGTGGCTGGGGCCGCATCGCCAAGCCGGACGAAATGCGCTCGCTGCGTCTCGTCGTGCTCGGCGCCGAACGTGTGCGCGAACAGACCCGCGAGCTGTGGCACAAGAAATTCGGCGTCGACCTGTTCGAGGGCTACGGCGTCACCGAGACCTCGCCGGTTCTGGCCTGCAACAAGCCGACCGCGCAGCGTATCGGCACCGTCGGTCGCCTGTTCCCCAAGATCGAGGCGCATCTGACGCCGGTCCCAGGCCTGCCCGGCTGCGGCCGCCTCATCGTGCGCGGCCCGAACGTGATGGCCGGCTACTACCGCATCGACAATCCGGGCGTGTTGGAACCCTGCAGCGGCGAGCACGACACCGGCGACATCGTCTCCATCGACGCCGACGGCTTTGTCGCCATTCGCGGCCGCGCCCGGCGTTTCGCCAAGGTCGGCGGCGAGATGATCTCGCTGGCCGCTGTCGAAGCCTTCGCCTCGACCGCCTGGCCCGACGCGGCGCACGCCGTCGTCAACCTGCCTGACCCGAAAAAGGGCGAAACGCTGGTGCTGGTCACCGACCAGATGGACGCCGACCGCGAAACGCTCGTTCAGACCGCCCGCGCGCAGGGCATTTCCGAATTGATGATCCCCAAGCGGATCGTCGCCGTCGACGGTCTTCCGGTGCTCGCCACCGGCAAGCTCGACTATCTCGGCATTCAGGAAATCGCCAAGGACGTCTGA
- a CDS encoding DUF779 domain-containing protein — protein sequence MNDTPISCATNGAPLPGTEPLARVTATPAARELIAEIRADHGDILFHQSGGCCDGSAPMCYPTSDFIIGDTDIKLGEIDGVEVFISGPQFEVWKHTQLILDVVPGRGGMFSLDNGRERRFLTRSRVFSEDELQALEHSAR from the coding sequence ATGAACGACACCCCCATCTCCTGCGCCACAAACGGCGCGCCGCTGCCCGGCACCGAGCCGCTCGCACGGGTGACCGCGACACCCGCCGCCCGCGAGCTGATCGCCGAGATCCGCGCCGATCACGGCGACATCCTGTTTCACCAGTCGGGTGGATGCTGCGACGGTTCAGCCCCGATGTGCTACCCGACGAGCGACTTCATCATCGGCGACACGGACATCAAGCTGGGCGAGATCGACGGCGTCGAAGTGTTCATTTCCGGACCGCAATTCGAGGTATGGAAGCACACCCAGCTCATCCTCGACGTGGTGCCCGGACGCGGCGGCATGTTTTCGCTCGACAATGGCCGCGAGCGCCGCTTCCTCACCCGCTCGCGAGTGTTTTCCGAGGACGAACTGCAGGCGCTGGAGCACAGCGCACGCTGA